From one Lotus japonicus ecotype B-129 chromosome 3, LjGifu_v1.2 genomic stretch:
- the LOC130743173 gene encoding uncharacterized protein LOC130743173, translating to MGDRYRPFSIEELPSHLVLEILCSGRLSAMDLVSLELTSKAFGGGHGLYPFKFKSLIDFAAFLLCASHAIYSRMAMDSQRELYDRCSGNWKRVLRFLQSVEQSSEMVETSNWKMQITTGKYHTFLISNSSVYSCGSGLCGVLGQGPETTQCVAFTQIDFPPLARVVHVSASYNHAAFVMQSGEVLFTCGDNSSSCCGYRDTIRPIFRPRLVESLKGIPCKQVAAGLNSTVFLTEQGHVYTCGINTHGQLGHGDTQDRPTPKMIEVLSNVGSVVQIAAGPSYILSVTEDGTVYSFGSGANFCLGHGEQHDELQPRAILKFRRKGIHVVRVSAGDEHAVALDSNGFVYTWGKGYCGALGHGDEIEKTTPEILTSLKYHLAVQVCARKRKTFVLVDSGSVYGFGSIGFGSLGFLDRRLLSNKVLKPRILNTLRAHHVSQISTGLYHTVAITSRGQIFGFGDNERAQLGHDTLSACLEPTEIFLKDTSEDDDPVL from the exons ATGGGAGACAGATATAGACCTTTTTCCATTGAGGAGTTACCTTCACATTTGGTTTTGGAAATTCTGTGCTCGGGGAGGCTTAGTGCAATGGACCTTGTTTCTCTCGAGTTAACTTCCAAGGCTTTTGGTGGCGGTCATGGCTTGTACCCTTTCAAGTTTAAGTCATTGATTGACTTTGCTGCTTTTCTGTTGTGTGCCTCCCATGCTATCTATTCTAGGATGGCTATGGATTCTCAGAGGGAGTTGTATGATCGATGCTCCGGAAATTGGAAGcgagttttgaggtttttgcagtCTGTGGAGCAATCTTCTGAGATGGTTGAGACATC TAATTGGAAGATGCAAATTACCACTGGGAAGTATCACACCTTCTTGATCAGCAATTCCTCTGTCTACTCTTGCGGTTCTGGTTTGTGTGGCGTGCTTGGTCAAGGCCCTGAAACAACACAGTGTGTAGCGTTTACCCAGATTGACTTCCCCCCTTTGGCACGCGTGGTTCATGTTTCAGCCTCCTATAACCATGCAGCTTTTGTTATGCAATCTGGAGAGGTTT TATTCACATGCGGAGATAATTCATCTTCTTGCTGTGGGTATAGAGATACAATCCGACCAATTTTTCGGCCTCGTCTTGTTGAATCCCTGAAGGGGATTCCTTGCAAGCAG GTTGCAGCAGGGCTTAACTCCACTGTCTTCCTCACTGAACAAGGTCATGTTTATACATGTGGAATCAACACGCATGGCCAACTTGGTCATGGCGACACTCAGGACAGACCGACTCCGAAAATGATTGAAGTTCTTAGCAATGTCGGCTCTGTTGTTCAGATTGCAGCCGGACCAAGCTATATCTTATCTGTTACGGAAGATGGAACAGTATACTCCTTTGGATCAGGTGCTAATTTTTGTCTTGGCCATGGTGAGCAACATGATGAGCTTCAGCCACGCGCTATACTGAAATTTAGAAGGAAAGGTATTCATGTTGTCCGTGTATCTGCTGGGGACGAGCATGCAGTGGCACTTGATTCAAATGGATTT GTATATACATGGGGCAAGGGATACTGTGGTGCCTTAGGCCATGGAGATGAGATTGAGAAGACAACTCCTGAGATCTTGACTAGTCTCAAGTATCACTTGGCAGTTCAG GTGTGcgcaagaaagagaaaaacctTTGTTCTAGTTGATTCTGGTTCGGTCTATGGCTTTGGCTCCATTGGATTCGGTAGCCTTGGGTTTTTGGATAGAAGGTTATTATCTAATAAAGTATTGAAACCTCGCATTTTAAACACCTTAAGAGCTCATCATGTTTCTCAAATTAGCACTGGCCTTTACCACACTGTGGCAATCACTAGCCGTGGGCAGATATTTGGTTTTGGAGACAATGAAAGAGCTCAACTTGGTCATGACACATTAAGTGCATGCCTTGAACCTACTGAAATTTTCCTTAAAGATACATCTGAAGATGACGATCCTGTTTTATAA